One Acidobacteriota bacterium genomic window carries:
- the folP gene encoding dihydropteroate synthase, whose product MGIVNVTPDSFSDGGRFFDLDRAIAHAIELLSQGADIIDIGGESTRPGEKEFVPADEEKRRVLPVVEGILKQASDALLSIDTYKAETAKAALAAGAEIVNDVSGFTWDEHMLPILVSNACGCVLMHSRGRPPEWRSLPPLEAAEVTPLVLKDLRSLAKRATEAGVQRERVVLDPGFGFGKRLDENFSLLADFCELHQLGFPLLSGTSRKSFLTKGTLGGEAVSDRLAGTLATVTASILQGAHLVRVHDVRETLEAVRTTDSILRARRRSAQAITDKF is encoded by the coding sequence ATGGGCATCGTGAACGTTACGCCCGACTCGTTCTCCGATGGCGGCCGGTTCTTCGACCTCGATCGTGCCATCGCCCACGCGATCGAACTCCTATCCCAGGGAGCGGACATCATTGACATCGGCGGCGAATCTACGCGTCCGGGAGAAAAGGAGTTCGTCCCGGCCGATGAGGAAAAGCGGCGCGTCCTCCCGGTCGTGGAAGGCATTCTGAAGCAGGCTTCCGATGCCCTGCTCTCGATCGACACTTACAAAGCCGAAACTGCGAAAGCAGCACTGGCAGCCGGGGCCGAGATCGTGAACGACGTGAGCGGTTTCACGTGGGACGAGCACATGCTTCCCATTTTGGTATCGAATGCCTGCGGATGCGTGCTTATGCACAGCCGCGGACGTCCTCCGGAATGGCGTAGTCTGCCCCCGCTGGAAGCAGCGGAAGTAACGCCCCTGGTGCTGAAAGATTTGCGCAGCCTCGCGAAGCGCGCCACGGAGGCCGGCGTCCAGCGCGAGCGCGTTGTCCTTGATCCTGGATTTGGCTTTGGAAAGCGCCTCGACGAAAATTTTTCGCTGCTTGCCGACTTCTGCGAGCTGCATCAATTGGGATTCCCCCTGCTCAGCGGCACCTCCCGAAAGTCGTTCCTCACCAAAGGCACGCTCGGTGGCGAGGCCGTTTCCGACCGCCTGGCTGGAACCCTGGCAACGGTGACGGCAAGTATCCTCCAAGGCGCGCATCTGGTTCGTGTTCATGATGTTAGGGAAACGCTAGAGGCGGTCAGAACAACCGATTCCATCCTCCGAGCACGCCGGCGGTCCGCCCAGGCCATAACTGATAAGTTTTAA
- a CDS encoding DNA replication protein DnaC — protein MPVSTETCPQCGGSGWKTIPATTAKPQSVTRCECRIGNWSERLLKKASIPARYGHCTLTNYEVDERLHPSLNTARLRAERFVEDYPVNTTGPLFIGPVGVGKTHLAVGVIRALIEQKRISCLFVDYRELLKQIQNSYNPSVQATELEILKPVFEAEVLLLDELGAVKPTEWVWDTVSLVLNTRYNDKRTTIITTNFPDEPPAGTQGEPGDKFAARRAMREETLGDRIGERMRSRLQEMCRVVKLEGQDYRPTARRQRH, from the coding sequence ATGCCTGTATCTACCGAAACTTGTCCGCAATGTGGCGGCTCGGGATGGAAGACGATCCCGGCAACCACCGCCAAGCCGCAAAGCGTAACCCGTTGCGAGTGCCGCATCGGCAACTGGTCAGAGCGGTTGCTGAAGAAAGCATCTATCCCCGCCAGATATGGACACTGCACTTTAACGAACTACGAAGTCGATGAACGCCTGCATCCGTCGTTGAATACCGCCAGGTTGCGTGCGGAGCGCTTTGTCGAGGACTATCCCGTGAATACTACTGGTCCTTTATTCATTGGGCCTGTAGGAGTCGGAAAGACTCACCTCGCCGTGGGCGTCATTCGCGCGCTTATCGAGCAGAAGCGCATCTCCTGCCTTTTCGTTGACTATCGAGAACTGCTGAAGCAGATTCAGAATTCTTACAATCCCAGCGTGCAGGCGACGGAGCTGGAGATCCTCAAGCCGGTATTTGAAGCGGAAGTGCTGCTGCTGGATGAACTCGGCGCCGTGAAACCTACCGAGTGGGTCTGGGACACAGTGAGCCTGGTACTCAACACCCGCTATAACGACAAGCGCACGACAATCATCACGACGAATTTTCCTGATGAACCTCCGGCAGGAACGCAGGGTGAACCAGGCGATAAATTCGCAGCCCGGCGCGCCATGCGCGAAGAGACTCTCGGCGACAGGATCGGCGAACGCATGCGCTCCAGGCTGCAGGAAATGTGCAGAGTCGTGAAGCTCGAAGGCCAGGACTACCGTCCGACGGCACGGCGACAAAGACATTGA
- a CDS encoding DUF2306 domain-containing protein produces the protein MRPKTGLVRLLWTCIWILAFIGLAAAVRRLLALDLPAQFSRSNSPTAALDIGFSRHKLLTLVHILPGMLFMVLGPLQLSRTIRNQHLRFHRWSGRVFLVCCAIIAVSALTMSFQMAIGGANETAATVLYALLFVFCLTKAFIHIRRREIALHREWMIRGFAIGLGVATVRPIIGAFFAARRLSPHEFFGTAFWLGFTINLIAAEAWINYTRGRPVAEPITLFSGEKARAPALRR, from the coding sequence ATGCGGCCGAAGACCGGGCTTGTGCGGCTTCTATGGACATGTATCTGGATTCTTGCCTTCATCGGGCTCGCAGCGGCTGTACGTCGCCTTCTTGCGTTAGACCTTCCTGCGCAGTTCTCGAGGAGCAATTCACCCACAGCGGCGTTGGACATCGGTTTCAGCCGGCACAAACTGCTGACCCTCGTGCACATATTGCCGGGCATGCTGTTCATGGTGCTTGGCCCGCTTCAACTCTCGCGAACCATTCGCAACCAGCACCTGAGGTTTCATCGCTGGTCAGGACGCGTGTTTCTCGTCTGCTGCGCAATCATCGCAGTCTCCGCGTTAACGATGAGCTTCCAGATGGCGATTGGTGGCGCGAATGAGACTGCGGCAACTGTGCTCTACGCGCTCCTATTTGTGTTTTGCCTGACAAAGGCGTTCATTCATATTCGGCGCAGAGAGATAGCCCTGCATCGTGAGTGGATGATTCGCGGCTTCGCAATCGGCCTTGGCGTGGCAACCGTGCGGCCCATCATCGGCGCATTCTTTGCAGCACGGCGGTTATCGCCTCATGAGTTTTTCGGGACAGCGTTTTGGCTTGGCTTCACGATCAATCTGATCGCCGCGGAGGCGTGGATTAACTACACACGCGGCCGGCCAGTCGCTGAACCGATTACCCTTTTCTCAGGTGAAAAAGCTCGCGCCCCAGCTCTGCGCAGATGA
- a CDS encoding alkyl hydroperoxide reductase, giving the protein MTAYSRELDKFAAYDAQVMGISVDSTWSHIAWQEKEIGKLNYPLLSDFYPHGEIARKYGVFREGDPIPGINERAIYVIDKTGKIVFAQLYELGESPDNQDVMEVLERLAPSAQSLVG; this is encoded by the coding sequence ATGACGGCGTACAGTCGAGAACTCGACAAGTTCGCCGCCTACGATGCCCAGGTCATGGGCATTAGCGTTGACTCCACCTGGAGCCACATCGCGTGGCAGGAAAAAGAAATCGGCAAGCTGAACTACCCCCTGCTGAGCGACTTCTATCCCCACGGCGAGATAGCGCGGAAATACGGCGTCTTCCGCGAAGGCGATCCTATTCCGGGAATCAACGAACGGGCTATCTACGTGATCGACAAGACGGGCAAGATCGTCTTCGCTCAACTCTATGAACTTGGCGAATCGCCTGACAATCAGGATGTAATGGAAGTTCTCGAGCGACTGGCGCCGTCTGCTCAGTCGTTGGTCGGTTAG
- a CDS encoding alkyl hydroperoxide reductase, which translates to MLSVGSAAPDFELPAVTGDRRHKVRLSDFRGKKNVVLAFYPLDWTPT; encoded by the coding sequence GTGCTTTCAGTTGGCAGTGCGGCTCCGGATTTCGAACTTCCAGCGGTCACGGGCGACCGGCGTCATAAAGTGCGCCTGAGCGACTTCCGCGGCAAGAAGAACGTTGTGCTCGCCTTCTATCCGCTGGATTGGACACCCACGTGA